ACATCCTGATAAATTTGCGCGGCTGTTTTCCCCGCGCTCGATTCAATTCGAAAGGCGTATGGTCCGAATAACTTCGTCGAATTCACGCCTTGCGGTGGAGTGTAGGCGTAACCCGGGAAGGAAGATCCGTCGGCGTCTATGCCGTAATGATCTGAAAGAAATTCGAGATTGATGATGCCTGGATTTGTTTGATTCAACACTTGCTTTGTCGGTCCGCCAGTCAAGGTTTCTTCCGAGGGAACCACTGCCGATACCGAGTACTGGCTACCATAAGCCGTGGTGGCCTGCCAGAATTGCGTATATGTGGAATAGTCGTACTTGGTGTAAAAGTTCGTGCCGTTGTCGCCAGCAAAACCGCCCGCCGTTAAATCCCATGTGGAATCTTGAACATTACGGCCGGTTTGCCCTGTGACGCTATTGAAGTTTGAATTGGTGCTTGGGACACCGCTCGTCGTGACTCCCGTCATGTTATTTGGGCCCGTGTTCTGCTGATAAAAATTCGGAAACAACGACGGGTTCGAACGAAACAAAAACTGACCCTGCCCGACGCTGGTGGCTGGATCGGTCGCCGAATGACTTAATGCTTCGTACACATGAACGGTCGGATCATTGGCAAACAGTACGTAGTGGAACGCGTAAGTAATGGGATTCGTGCTGTTGCCCGTTGAAGCAACATTGGTCCAAACATCTACCCAGCTGTTGTTTGGCCCGATTACCGAGCTAAATGTTTCCGTTCCAGCGCCAAAGGGTGTGCCTGCGAATTCTTGATCTAGCGTGCCGGTACTGCCACTGTTTAACAAGTTCGGGCTGGCGCTTGCTCCGACACCCAATTTAACGGAGGTTATTTTTTCTCCGCTCGGGCTGAACACCACCGTTAACGCACCATTGGTGATTGTCCAGTTGGTGTTACTGGTTTTCGTCAGTGCCACTTGTGCCCAACAGCAATGTGCGATGACAGCAATCCAAATCACTGGCAACGTTAGCATCAGGCGCAATATTGGCACGGTTGGCGCGAAGAAGCAGCGCAACGTAAGGCCCTGACCCGTTCGATTCATGTTCCGCAACTCCGAGTATCTCAGAGAGAGGAAGATTGCGGCCCCCCCCCCGAAGATAACCACTATAAAACCCTCGAGTGTGTCGGTCCAGGATTTTGCTCTGAATTTCGAGGCATCGGAACAAAATAGATCGACCGCAGCCGGTTGCCCGCCCAAATCCGGAAATCAAATTCCGTTGTGACGACGTTATAGCGATGCATCCTAAATGGCGTGCCCCTAAGCAATTAACGCCTAATGGTCACGCCGGCAGATCATCCCAACTAGGCTGCCACAATGGCAAATGTGGGAACAACAGGTCAGCCAAATCTAAAGCGCTGCGTGTAGAACTCAGCAAGCGTCCGGAAAATGCTGTTTCTCGAACCAAGCCGTGTCCCAACACTAATCGCGCAAATTCTGCCCGATTCATCGTCAAATAACTGCGGCCCAGCTTGCCCGTGCGAACCCGAAAGCCGTGGCTGGTATAAACCAATCGCCATTTTGCCCCGTCCACCTGCAATCCCAATTCAGTACCACGGGGCAAGCGGGCTTGCCTGGCCCGGCTTTCTAGTTGCGGTGACAGCAAACCCAAAAACTTGAGCGGATCGAAAATCTTGACCATGTATACTTCGTTTTGGTTTGCCTCTTGGTGATGATGCGCGCCGCCCGCAGCAACGACCAAACGATGTAATACATGATTTGGCGGTGCACTCAAAACTAAGTCTTGCCGATCGTGCTCAATGGCATCGGAACAAGCGCGAACCAAAAGTTGTTGATTCGCCGTGGGATGATTCGGCGCCGACAGCAGTTCGACCACTCGTTCTTGCCGCAGCACGGCATATCCAACAATTGGGGCGATGGTTTCATCTAATTCGAGCTTGTCTGGGCCATCCAGTGCCACCAAAAGCGAATCGTACGCCTTGCGCCCGATCAGCCAGCGCCAGTAGGCTTCCGTGCGTTCCAAAGGTCCGTAGCTCCTTTGCGTGTTCTGCTGATAAATTCGCATTAACGCCGGCATTTCCACATGCCGCCATAGGCGAATGTTTAAGGGCTTGCTCTGACGCACGCGGTCTTCATTGTGAAGTCGAGCCAACACTTCGCGTGCTTTGGCTTGAGAAAAACAATGCCGTCCGCACAATGCCCAGCCAGCCCGATGAAAGTACCGAGGAATGCATGTCCGTAGTAGTCCCAGCACGGCGCCCGATGCAACGGCTTGCCGGTCGGCCTCGTGCAGCAACTGTGCGGCAAATCCTTGACCACGAAATTCAGGCAACGTACCAAGCCAGTGAAACCCAGCAACCGGACATGCCAGAGACCCAAACCGCATCGTGCGGTGCGTAAGTTGAAGGTGCGATAGCACCCGATATCCACGTTTTACCAATAATCGATTCGTCGGTTCATAAAAAGGATCTTCCGCTTGAGCATGGAACTCATCCCGCGAGGGACCTTGAAAGATCGCCAGCAATGCATGATAAACGGCCGCATGATCACCGCTGCGCCCTAAAACCAAGCGGGCTTCACCTGGCGCTCCCGTTTCGGAAAAGACATCCTGCCTGGTCAAATTCGATAACGCGTCGCCAAGGCGAGGCAATCTGACCTGAGGAGTTGTATTTTTGGCGAGCTTGCGCTCCCGGCGAATCGCTATCGGTTGACTTGCTACCGAGTTCTTTGTGACCGGGCGAAGACGCAAGGCAGCGCTCTTGGTCGAGTGGGCGATAAATCTTCGCTTGCCACCGGCTAATTCGCGGTGAAGGCTTGACGTTTTCTGCTGAGCGGTCGAAGCGACAGCGCCTTTTCGTGAACGATTCGACGACTTAGCATGATGGTTTGCCAGTGCCGCCGCTGTTCTTCTGTGTGGTACGACCTGCGAAGTGGTCGTTCGGCTCATCGCGAATCCCTGCTGTTAGAGAAACGATCCATCCGTTTCGCATAACTTACCCGTTCCCGTCAGAGATTTCCAGGATGGGGAGCAGAAAACCTTTCAAGTCCGGT
The Pirellulales bacterium DNA segment above includes these coding regions:
- a CDS encoding GNAT family N-acetyltransferase; this translates as MSRTTTSQVVPHRRTAAALANHHAKSSNRSRKGAVASTAQQKTSSLHRELAGGKRRFIAHSTKSAALRLRPVTKNSVASQPIAIRRERKLAKNTTPQVRLPRLGDALSNLTRQDVFSETGAPGEARLVLGRSGDHAAVYHALLAIFQGPSRDEFHAQAEDPFYEPTNRLLVKRGYRVLSHLQLTHRTMRFGSLACPVAGFHWLGTLPEFRGQGFAAQLLHEADRQAVASGAVLGLLRTCIPRYFHRAGWALCGRHCFSQAKAREVLARLHNEDRVRQSKPLNIRLWRHVEMPALMRIYQQNTQRSYGPLERTEAYWRWLIGRKAYDSLLVALDGPDKLELDETIAPIVGYAVLRQERVVELLSAPNHPTANQQLLVRACSDAIEHDRQDLVLSAPPNHVLHRLVVAAGGAHHHQEANQNEVYMVKIFDPLKFLGLLSPQLESRARQARLPRGTELGLQVDGAKWRLVYTSHGFRVRTGKLGRSYLTMNRAEFARLVLGHGLVRETAFSGRLLSSTRSALDLADLLFPHLPLWQPSWDDLPA